A window of Campylobacter concisus contains these coding sequences:
- a CDS encoding dihydroorotase, whose product MKIAIINGTIVNSDEKFKANILIENGKIAKIGSEKFEAEKVIDATNKLVMPGLIDMHVHFRDPGQEYKDDIISGSEAAVAGGVTTCLCMANTNPVNDNASITRAMIEKARNCGLIDLLPIAAISKGLGGNEIVEMGDLIEAGAVAFSDDGLPVTSSSVMRAALEYSSMFNSFCISHSEDCSLCRQGVMHEGKVSAILGLRGMAREKEEIAVSRDMLLAKLTKAHIHIAHVSSEYSLKIIEMGKKEGINITCEATPHHFSFSDDEILKNAYDTNFKMSPPLREISDVKAVREALKSGLIDVIATDHAPHHTDEKIVEFDKAPFGIIGLQTLVPLTLKLVNEGVISLERMVELTSTNAAKMLNLKDKGRLAEGMLADIAVIDPEIEYIYDEKINRSKSVNSPLFGKKLKGAATTTIKSGKIVYEFGK is encoded by the coding sequence ATGAAAATAGCAATAATTAACGGCACTATCGTAAATAGCGACGAGAAATTTAAGGCAAATATCCTAATAGAAAACGGCAAAATAGCCAAAATCGGAAGTGAGAAATTTGAGGCAGAGAAGGTTATCGACGCTACAAATAAGCTCGTAATGCCAGGACTTATCGACATGCACGTGCATTTTCGCGATCCTGGTCAAGAGTATAAAGATGACATTATCTCAGGCTCCGAAGCGGCCGTGGCTGGAGGAGTGACCACCTGCCTTTGCATGGCTAACACAAACCCAGTAAATGACAACGCCTCGATCACAAGAGCGATGATAGAAAAGGCTAGAAACTGCGGACTGATCGATCTTTTGCCAATCGCTGCTATCAGCAAAGGGCTTGGTGGCAACGAGATCGTTGAAATGGGCGATCTTATAGAAGCTGGCGCAGTTGCATTTAGTGATGACGGCCTACCAGTGACTAGCTCAAGCGTGATGAGAGCGGCGCTTGAGTACTCAAGCATGTTTAATAGCTTTTGTATAAGCCACTCAGAGGACTGCTCGCTTTGCAGGCAGGGCGTCATGCATGAGGGCAAGGTCTCAGCCATACTTGGACTTCGCGGTATGGCGAGAGAGAAAGAGGAGATCGCAGTGAGCCGTGATATGCTGCTTGCAAAGCTCACCAAAGCGCACATCCACATCGCTCACGTAAGCTCAGAGTACTCGCTAAAGATCATCGAAATGGGCAAAAAAGAGGGCATAAATATCACGTGTGAAGCCACACCTCACCACTTTAGCTTTAGCGACGATGAAATTTTGAAAAATGCCTACGATACAAATTTTAAAATGTCACCGCCGCTTCGTGAGATAAGCGACGTAAAAGCTGTAAGAGAGGCGCTAAAAAGCGGCCTTATAGACGTTATCGCCACTGATCATGCCCCACACCACACAGACGAAAAGATAGTGGAATTTGACAAGGCGCCATTTGGTATCATCGGACTTCAAACCCTTGTGCCACTTACCTTAAAGCTCGTAAATGAGGGCGTTATAAGCTTAGAGCGCATGGTGGAGCTAACTTCTACAAACGCTGCTAAGATGCTAAATTTAAAAGATAAAGGCAGGCTTGCTGAGGGTATGCTAGCTGACATCGCAGTGATAGATCCTGAGATCGAGTATATCTACGACGAAAAGATAAACCGCTCAAAATCGGTAAATTCTCCGCTTTTTGGCAAAAAGCTAAAAGGCGCAGCAACTACCACGATAAAAAGTGGCAAGATCGTCTATGAGTTTGGAAAATAA
- a CDS encoding aspartate carbamoyltransferase catalytic subunit gives MGYKHKDLIGTRELSKEEILYFLEAAKEFKELNLSQVKKNDYLRGKTTINAFYENSTRTRTSFEIAAKRLGADTINFSSSSSSVTKGESLNDTMNNMAAMRTDIIVLRHPSSGAAKFAADRTEASVVNAGDGTNEHPSQALLDLFTLREHGKILDKNLNVAIIGDIARSRVARSDIWAMKKFGINLKLFAPRMMMPKDAEVFESQICKNMEEACEGSDVIIMLRIQLERGGADVAFPSSREYSKFFGLNKNRIKLAKPDAIVLHPGPINRGVELNSDVADGTHSVILNQVENGVAIRMAILNTLAKNRG, from the coding sequence ATGGGCTACAAACATAAAGATTTGATAGGAACTAGAGAGCTTAGCAAGGAAGAAATTTTATATTTTTTAGAGGCGGCGAAAGAGTTTAAGGAGCTAAATTTAAGCCAAGTGAAAAAAAATGACTATCTTCGTGGAAAGACCACGATCAACGCATTTTATGAAAACTCGACAAGAACAAGGACTTCTTTTGAGATCGCAGCAAAGAGGCTTGGGGCTGATACGATAAATTTCAGTTCATCAAGCTCTAGCGTGACAAAGGGCGAGAGCCTAAATGACACGATGAATAACATGGCTGCTATGAGAACTGACATCATCGTGCTTCGTCACCCAAGCTCTGGGGCGGCGAAATTTGCAGCTGACAGGACAGAAGCTAGCGTCGTAAACGCAGGGGACGGCACAAATGAGCACCCAAGTCAAGCTCTGCTTGATCTTTTTACACTAAGAGAGCATGGCAAAATTTTGGATAAAAATCTAAACGTGGCGATCATCGGCGACATCGCTAGAAGCCGCGTGGCAAGGTCAGACATCTGGGCGATGAAGAAATTTGGCATAAATTTAAAGCTCTTTGCACCAAGGATGATGATGCCAAAAGATGCTGAGGTCTTTGAGTCTCAAATTTGCAAAAATATGGAAGAGGCTTGCGAGGGCAGCGACGTTATCATCATGCTTCGCATCCAGCTAGAGCGTGGCGGTGCTGACGTGGCGTTTCCAAGCTCGAGGGAGTACTCAAAATTCTTTGGACTAAATAAAAATAGGATAAAGCTAGCAAAACCTGATGCGATCGTGCTGCACCCAGGACCGATAAATAGGGGCGTGGAGTTAAACTCAGACGTGGCTGATGGCACGCACTCAGTCATACTAAATCAAGTTGAAAACGGCGTTGCTATAAGAATGGCGATACTAAATACGCTTGCAAAAAATAGGGGCTAA
- a CDS encoding transglutaminase-like domain-containing protein, producing the protein MQRRDFFKFSSFLGAASLLPSVTLAKDEPASPVVKNFDVNFKHQLLEKGKSSKIWLPLPLSTTYQQLTQDYVINTTAKNVYISDTLIPTMYADFEENEPRPILNVQFKIQTTERNTDFSKVNYDPNEKVDPAVLEFLKSTSHIPTDGVVRAKALDIVGNLKGDLERAKAIYTWVANTMQRDNSILGCGTGDVRAILESGKLVGKCTDINSVFVGLCRSVGIPAREIFGIRVGQSRFSDQMGSAKDGVAKISGGQHCRAEFYLKGYGWIPVDPADVTKVRLGEKLTNDDAKIVAVRDFCFGNWEMCWIGFNYGRDFILKPTPEQTPLNNFGYPYAEVDGNTQNYYSPKEFSYNYASTELK; encoded by the coding sequence ATGCAAAGAAGAGATTTTTTTAAATTCAGTAGTTTTTTAGGTGCAGCGAGTCTGCTTCCAAGTGTCACTTTAGCTAAAGATGAGCCAGCAAGTCCAGTTGTCAAAAATTTCGATGTAAATTTTAAACACCAGCTGCTCGAAAAAGGCAAAAGCTCAAAAATTTGGTTACCACTCCCACTAAGCACCACTTATCAGCAACTAACCCAAGACTACGTCATAAACACAACCGCTAAAAACGTCTATATTTCAGATACGCTAATACCTACAATGTATGCTGATTTTGAAGAAAATGAGCCAAGACCTATCTTAAATGTGCAGTTTAAAATCCAAACAACAGAGCGCAACACTGACTTTAGCAAGGTAAATTACGATCCAAACGAGAAGGTAGATCCTGCTGTTTTGGAATTTTTAAAATCAACTTCACACATCCCAACTGACGGCGTCGTAAGAGCAAAGGCACTAGATATAGTTGGAAACTTAAAAGGTGACTTGGAACGTGCAAAAGCGATCTACACATGGGTTGCAAATACGATGCAGCGCGATAACAGCATCCTTGGATGTGGCACAGGCGATGTTAGAGCGATCCTGGAAAGTGGCAAGCTAGTTGGCAAATGCACCGACATAAACTCAGTTTTTGTGGGACTTTGCAGATCAGTTGGCATTCCAGCAAGAGAAATTTTTGGTATCAGAGTTGGCCAGTCTAGATTTTCAGATCAAATGGGTAGCGCAAAAGATGGCGTAGCTAAAATTTCAGGCGGACAACACTGCAGGGCTGAGTTTTATCTAAAAGGCTATGGTTGGATACCTGTTGATCCAGCAGACGTCACAAAGGTGAGACTGGGCGAGAAATTAACAAATGATGACGCTAAGATCGTAGCTGTTAGAGACTTTTGCTTTGGTAACTGGGAAATGTGCTGGATAGGCTTTAACTACGGCCGCGACTTTATCTTAAAGCCAACTCCAGAGCAAACTCCGCTAAATAACTTTGGCTATCCATACGCTGAAGTTGATGGCAACACACAAAACTACTATTCGCCAAAAGAATTTAGCTACAACTACGCCTCAACCGAGCTAAAATGA
- a CDS encoding aryl sulfotransferase produces MRAFWLILTSIGSAIGATLCCLPALLFLLFGTSFSFLSWTQNLYEYRITLSVIAVICFVISGIGLFYKPKSCNLSYKKKKWILIYILFGVILLLLLTYPELLGEIYA; encoded by the coding sequence ATGAGAGCCTTTTGGCTGATACTAACATCCATAGGTAGTGCTATCGGCGCTACCTTGTGCTGCTTGCCAGCGCTTCTTTTTTTGCTTTTTGGCACTTCTTTTTCATTTCTTTCTTGGACGCAAAATTTATACGAGTACCGCATCACTTTAAGCGTTATAGCAGTCATTTGCTTTGTGATTTCAGGAATTGGTCTATTTTACAAGCCAAAAAGCTGCAACCTAAGCTATAAAAAGAAAAAATGGATACTTATATATATTCTTTTTGGAGTGATTTTGCTTTTACTTCTCACATACCCGGAGCTTTTAGGAGAAATTTATGCGTAA
- a CDS encoding thioesterase: MAEENIYDVKDESQIILPEDENPLRNEIKTAPLTKLNFSGTAFLLEKNHAKTRFFTTDDMVCDTEGLIHSGFIFMGANHAALLAINEEFCVSIGARINFFGPLKLGDVVEFDAQARFEESRKREVKVFGYVKDIKIFEGIFQLVTLEEHIFLAQQKNIQKEAAVRQKKEQEEAKANS, translated from the coding sequence ATGGCAGAAGAAAATATCTATGATGTAAAAGACGAATCGCAAATAATCTTACCAGAAGATGAAAACCCATTAAGAAATGAGATCAAAACCGCTCCACTTACAAAGCTAAATTTTAGCGGAACGGCATTTTTACTTGAAAAAAATCACGCAAAGACTAGGTTTTTTACTACAGATGATATGGTGTGCGATACTGAGGGGCTTATTCATAGTGGGTTTATTTTTATGGGCGCAAATCATGCCGCGCTTTTAGCCATTAATGAAGAATTTTGCGTTAGTATCGGGGCTAGGATAAATTTCTTTGGACCGCTAAAGCTTGGTGACGTGGTGGAATTTGACGCTCAAGCAAGATTTGAAGAGAGTAGAAAACGGGAAGTAAAAGTGTTTGGATACGTTAAAGATATAAAAATCTTTGAAGGAATATTCCAACTTGTCACACTTGAAGAGCATATCTTCTTGGCTCAACAAAAAAATATCCAAAAAGAAGCTGCTGTAAGGCAAAAAAAAGAGCAAGAAGAAGCTAAGGCTAATAGCTAA
- a CDS encoding M28 family peptidase encodes MSNSEILTKFETLASIPHCSYETDKMRDFLASYAKDKGCEVAVDNFGNIHAFKGKPKICLQSHYDMVCMGDAPKIEIVYGDDGYMRAKNSSLGADNGIGVAIMMQMISEFDDIECLFTNNEEVGMIGATGFSGDLKADKLLNLDSEEDDRVTIGCAGGVNLFATISLNSKKTKESTLYEIKVSGLPGGHSGNEIHKNIPNAIKILAAFVTKNSCKLVKFEGGERSNSIPSGATALVLSGKELKSECDNLSVKKLGAGDEILENGEKILALINSFSQGVRAYNCELGIPQDSVNLSLVKIKDDGTLEVEFFARSMSKDGLNRMEFEISELAKALGFSVIAKDRNPAWKPINDQFANDILEELKIYKPEARITAVHAGLECGVLLEKKAGLSACSIGPNIYSPHSTREHCEVESALFIEKVVRGIVKKYNS; translated from the coding sequence ATGTCAAATAGTGAAATTCTAACGAAATTTGAGACACTTGCGTCGATACCGCACTGCAGTTATGAGACTGATAAGATGCGTGATTTTCTAGCTAGCTATGCAAAAGATAAGGGCTGTGAGGTCGCAGTCGACAACTTTGGCAACATTCATGCGTTTAAAGGCAAGCCAAAAATTTGCTTGCAAAGCCACTACGACATGGTCTGCATGGGCGATGCTCCAAAGATCGAAATAGTTTACGGCGATGATGGCTACATGAGAGCTAAAAACTCATCTTTAGGTGCCGATAACGGCATCGGCGTGGCTATCATGATGCAGATGATAAGCGAATTTGATGACATTGAGTGCCTCTTTACAAACAACGAAGAAGTCGGCATGATCGGAGCCACTGGCTTTAGTGGCGATCTCAAAGCCGATAAGCTTTTAAATTTAGACAGCGAAGAAGACGACCGCGTCACTATCGGCTGCGCTGGCGGTGTAAATTTATTTGCCACTATCTCACTTAATAGCAAAAAAACAAAAGAGAGCACGCTTTATGAAATAAAAGTGAGCGGACTGCCTGGCGGACACTCTGGGAACGAGATACATAAAAATATCCCAAATGCGATCAAGATTTTGGCGGCATTTGTGACTAAAAATAGCTGTAAGCTTGTCAAATTTGAAGGTGGCGAGCGAAGCAACTCTATCCCAAGTGGCGCAACTGCACTGGTTTTAAGTGGTAAGGAGCTAAAGAGCGAGTGCGATAATTTAAGCGTGAAAAAGCTTGGCGCGGGGGATGAAATTTTAGAAAATGGCGAGAAAATTTTAGCTCTTATTAACTCATTTTCACAAGGCGTAAGAGCCTATAACTGCGAGCTAGGCATACCACAAGATAGCGTAAACCTCTCACTTGTAAAGATCAAAGATGATGGCACACTTGAAGTGGAATTTTTTGCTAGATCAATGAGCAAAGACGGGCTAAACAGGATGGAATTTGAAATTTCAGAGCTTGCAAAAGCGCTTGGCTTTAGCGTCATTGCAAAAGATAGAAATCCAGCATGGAAACCTATAAATGATCAATTTGCAAACGACATCCTAGAAGAGCTAAAAATTTATAAACCAGAAGCCAGGATAACAGCTGTGCATGCTGGACTTGAATGCGGCGTACTTTTAGAGAAAAAAGCGGGTCTTAGTGCTTGTTCGATAGGACCAAATATATACTCACCGCACTCTACAAGAGAACACTGCGAAGTTGAATCTGCGCTTTTTATAGAAAAAGTAGTTCGCGGTATCGTTAAAAAATACAACTCATAA
- the cmoB gene encoding tRNA 5-methoxyuridine(34)/uridine 5-oxyacetic acid(34) synthase CmoB has product MDLSKFNEQQKQIYNRIENLANFDCELELKDSVNVKFKNLDQAKKDEIFDLALSLKPWRKGPFLLDDIYIDSEWQSFIKFNILASHLNLAGKSVADVGCNNGYYMFKMLEYAPKSITGFDPSVHTYLQFAFLNKFIRSNIAYELLGVESLPEFGVKFDTIFCLGVIYHRSDPIKMLKELKMALNPGGELFLDTMYIDMDGDFALSPKDRYSKIPNIYFVPTLSALQNWCERAKFKDFTLLDTKATDPNEQRKTQWIDGESLGNFLDPDDNTKTIEGYPAPKRAYVRVKI; this is encoded by the coding sequence GTGGATCTTAGCAAATTTAACGAGCAGCAAAAGCAAATTTATAATAGGATAGAAAATTTAGCAAATTTTGACTGCGAGCTTGAGCTAAAAGATAGTGTAAATGTGAAATTTAAAAATTTAGACCAAGCTAAAAAAGATGAAATTTTTGATCTCGCCCTTAGCCTAAAGCCTTGGCGAAAAGGGCCATTTTTGCTTGATGATATATATATAGATAGCGAGTGGCAAAGTTTTATTAAATTTAATATTCTAGCTTCCCACCTAAATTTAGCTGGCAAAAGCGTGGCTGATGTGGGTTGCAACAATGGATATTATATGTTTAAGATGCTTGAATACGCCCCAAAAAGCATAACTGGCTTTGATCCTAGCGTGCATACATATTTGCAGTTTGCTTTTTTAAATAAATTTATCCGCTCAAATATCGCTTATGAGCTTCTTGGGGTAGAGAGCTTGCCAGAGTTTGGAGTAAAATTTGACACCATTTTTTGCCTTGGCGTGATATATCACAGAAGCGATCCCATAAAGATGCTAAAAGAGCTAAAAATGGCTTTGAATCCTGGAGGCGAGCTATTTTTAGACACGATGTATATAGATATGGATGGCGACTTTGCGCTAAGTCCAAAGGATAGGTATTCAAAAATTCCAAATATCTACTTTGTACCGACACTCTCGGCACTTCAAAACTGGTGCGAGAGGGCTAAATTTAAGGATTTTACCCTGCTTGATACAAAGGCGACTGATCCAAACGAACAGCGAAAAACGCAGTGGATAGATGGAGAGAGTCTTGGAAATTTCTTAGATCCAGACGATAATACAAAGACCATCGAGGGCTACCCAGCTCCAAAAAGAGCATATGTTAGAGTTAAAATTTAA
- a CDS encoding tetratricopeptide repeat protein, producing MKKILVLAAALFALNGFANENLDKANELYAKKNFNEAYLYFNKACGEGIKKACTMNAIMLFNGDGVAKDRVQAEKIFTKMCDENEGMACEKLGEMIAYGLVKDKDANEAKNEEKAKALFKKACDNGYQPACDFVAK from the coding sequence ATGAAGAAAATTTTAGTTTTAGCGGCGGCACTTTTTGCACTAAATGGGTTTGCAAATGAAAATTTAGACAAAGCAAACGAGCTTTATGCAAAGAAAAATTTCAATGAAGCTTATCTTTATTTTAATAAGGCTTGCGGCGAGGGTATCAAAAAAGCTTGCACTATGAATGCGATCATGCTATTTAACGGAGACGGTGTAGCAAAAGATAGAGTTCAGGCTGAGAAAATTTTTACAAAAATGTGCGACGAAAATGAGGGCATGGCTTGCGAAAAGCTAGGCGAAATGATCGCTTATGGCCTTGTAAAAGATAAAGACGCAAACGAAGCAAAAAACGAAGAAAAAGCAAAGGCTTTGTTTAAAAAAGCTTGTGATAACGGCTACCAACCAGCTTGCGACTTCGTAGCAAAATAA
- a CDS encoding heavy-metal-associated domain-containing protein, which yields MRKILVLALLVAASYADKKIEISVPSMHCPLCTAIVRKAALSVDGVKKADVSLKERKAVVIADDKVDEKELLKAVDATGYKGEIK from the coding sequence ATGCGTAAAATTTTAGTTTTAGCCCTTTTGGTGGCTGCAAGCTACGCTGATAAAAAGATAGAAATTTCCGTACCCAGCATGCACTGTCCGCTTTGCACGGCAATAGTAAGAAAGGCTGCTCTTAGCGTTGATGGCGTAAAAAAGGCAGATGTATCGCTAAAAGAGCGAAAAGCTGTTGTTATAGCAGATGACAAGGTCGATGAAAAAGAGCTTTTAAAGGCAGTCGATGCGACTGGCTATAAGGGCGAAATAAAATAA